In Candidatus Promineifilum breve, one genomic interval encodes:
- a CDS encoding Hsp70 family protein, whose translation MIIGMDFGTTNSGMATYDGRAVNVLPLDPAAPNPRVARTALYITNEQAVTIGRAAIDLYFEHNLNRPVKMQRVWVGELEILADRVHYVTDVYVFADVLSPGRLFLSIKTGLRDVGYPGTVIGQAFYSLESLITLYLTVTRARAEKLLGRELRQVVLGRPVHFAADADGDRLAEARLLHAAFNAGYQTVYLQYEPIAAAYSYALELTRPENALVFDFGGGTLDITVMRLGEGQPRVLATGGIAVAGDVFDQKLVRAKLPRHFGEGSLYGPRHKALTVPQWIYDSFSDWQTMLQLQSADNKKILREIAQTAQRRPQIEALLALVGSNYGLRMFDVVEGAKRTLSERRGAEIVLDGPGFSVREFVTRGEFEGIIHNETRAIEHHLLETVRASGLPPERIDTVIRTGGSALIPAFYEMLGRHYGAAKVRSIDTFSSVTAGLGVIGHRLERGELALTSHTPADFAALPPATGGRLNVRPVNLEMLQRRVRLEEQGGRGAGEQGSRVVLLGRPTTGEEVRAEIRVTGEQLGADSEEADGGPFVTALRVAADAQLLLITSRYRFMLSTARQLADLREVGLDIENLHRLARREAVVAVVDWSAAREQERLLLVTSTGYARAYPLDSLRPAIEAPAPFSFDNPPPGVPVLAQGVGRDRHVVIVTAGGRGVRWPLAKIPLSGIQALNPGRDEAFDRVAAALAVRPDEEAVLVLADGYARRLRADWVEEPLKANAKGKALVARQAAAVGLVAVGPLELFTERRRLMADAGQLPLEDSTKAFRLVKLGEGETLTTILTRS comes from the coding sequence ATGATCATCGGCATGGACTTCGGCACGACCAATAGCGGCATGGCGACCTACGACGGCCGCGCCGTCAACGTGCTGCCGCTTGACCCCGCGGCCCCCAACCCGCGCGTAGCCCGCACGGCGCTCTACATCACCAACGAGCAGGCCGTCACCATCGGCCGCGCGGCCATTGATCTCTACTTTGAGCACAACCTCAACCGCCCGGTCAAGATGCAGCGCGTCTGGGTGGGCGAACTGGAGATTTTGGCCGACCGGGTTCACTACGTGACCGACGTCTACGTTTTCGCCGACGTTCTCTCGCCCGGTCGCCTTTTCCTGTCGATCAAGACCGGCCTGCGCGACGTGGGCTACCCCGGCACGGTCATCGGCCAAGCCTTCTACTCGCTGGAAAGCCTCATCACCCTCTACCTGACCGTGACGCGGGCGCGGGCCGAGAAGCTGCTGGGCCGCGAATTGCGCCAGGTGGTGCTCGGCCGGCCCGTCCACTTCGCCGCCGATGCCGACGGCGACCGGCTGGCCGAGGCGCGGTTGCTCCACGCCGCGTTCAACGCCGGCTACCAGACCGTCTACCTGCAATACGAACCCATCGCCGCCGCCTATAGTTACGCGCTGGAACTGACCCGGCCGGAAAACGCGCTGGTCTTCGACTTCGGCGGCGGCACGCTCGACATCACCGTCATGCGCCTGGGCGAGGGGCAGCCGCGCGTGCTCGCCACGGGCGGCATCGCCGTGGCCGGCGACGTGTTCGACCAGAAACTGGTGCGGGCCAAGCTGCCGCGCCACTTCGGCGAGGGCAGCCTTTATGGCCCGCGCCACAAGGCCCTGACCGTGCCGCAGTGGATCTACGACTCGTTCAGCGATTGGCAGACCATGCTGCAACTCCAGTCGGCCGACAACAAGAAAATCCTGCGCGAGATCGCCCAGACCGCCCAGCGCCGCCCGCAAATCGAGGCCCTGTTGGCCCTGGTGGGCAGCAATTATGGCCTGCGCATGTTCGACGTGGTGGAGGGGGCCAAGCGCACCCTGTCCGAGCGGCGCGGGGCGGAGATCGTCCTCGACGGCCCCGGCTTCAGTGTGCGCGAGTTCGTCACCCGCGGCGAGTTCGAGGGCATCATCCACAACGAGACGCGGGCCATCGAGCACCATCTGCTGGAGACGGTGCGCGCCTCCGGTCTGCCGCCGGAGCGCATCGACACCGTCATTCGTACCGGCGGGTCGGCGCTCATCCCCGCCTTCTACGAAATGCTCGGCCGCCACTACGGCGCGGCCAAGGTGCGCAGCATCGACACCTTCAGCAGCGTCACCGCCGGGTTGGGCGTCATCGGCCACCGGCTGGAGCGGGGCGAACTGGCGCTGACCTCCCACACCCCGGCCGACTTCGCCGCCTTGCCCCCGGCCACCGGCGGCCGGCTCAACGTGCGGCCGGTCAATCTGGAGATGTTGCAGCGGCGGGTGAGGCTGGAAGAGCAGGGGGGCAGGGGGGCGGGGGAGCAGGGGAGCAGAGTCGTGCTGCTGGGTAGGCCGACGACTGGGGAAGAGGTGCGGGCGGAAATTCGTGTGACGGGCGAACAGTTAGGAGCGGACAGTGAAGAGGCGGACGGCGGGCCGTTTGTCACGGCGTTGCGGGTGGCGGCCGATGCCCAACTGCTGCTCATCACCTCGCGCTATCGCTTTATGCTGAGCACGGCGCGGCAACTGGCCGACCTGCGCGAAGTGGGGCTGGACATCGAGAACTTGCACCGGCTGGCCCGACGCGAGGCGGTGGTGGCCGTGGTCGATTGGTCGGCGGCCCGCGAGCAGGAGCGGTTGTTGCTGGTGACCTCCACCGGCTACGCCCGCGCCTACCCGCTCGATTCATTGCGCCCGGCCATCGAAGCCCCCGCGCCGTTCTCATTCGACAACCCGCCGCCCGGCGTGCCGGTGCTGGCCCAGGGCGTCGGCCGCGACCGGCACGTGGTCATCGTGACCGCCGGCGGGCGTGGCGTGCGCTGGCCGCTGGCGAAGATACCGCTGAGTGGCATCCAGGCGCTCAATCCCGGCCGCGACGAGGCGTTCGACCGGGTGGCGGCGGCGCTGGCGGTGCGGCCCGACGAAGAGGCCGTGCTGGTGCTGGCCGACGGCTACGCCCGCCGCTTGCGGGCCGATTGGGTGGAGGAGCCGCTGAAGGCCAACGCCAAAGGCAAGGCACTGGTGGCGCGGCAAGCGGCGGCCGTGGGGCTGGTCGCGGTCGGGCCGCTGGAGCTATTCACCGAGCGGCGGCGACTGATGGCCGACGCGGGGCAGTTGCCGCTGGAGGATTCGACGAAGGCGTTTCGGTTGGTGAAGCTGGGAGAGGGTGAAACCTTGACGACGATACTAACGCGAAGCTAG
- a CDS encoding nucleoside phosphorylase, with protein MDNHDFPILEYDPGRDAMIEPSRVLSPIDIPRHCVLCFFQDVITSLREAGQLRVVHMLGSEMGPNPVYEMEFDGRRLALMHPGLGAPLAGGFTDELIALGCRAFIVCGGAGVLARDLVVGHVVVPDSAVRDEGTSYHYLPPAREVSPSPEAVAAIEATLQRHHVPYLVGKTWTTDGFYRETAARVARRRAEGCLTVEMEAAAFFAVGQFRDVVVGQLLYCGDDLSGDVWNERDWRDRGAIREGLFRLAAEACLQLPTDSI; from the coding sequence ATGGACAATCACGACTTCCCCATTCTGGAGTATGACCCTGGCCGCGACGCCATGATCGAACCGTCGCGCGTGCTCTCGCCCATCGACATCCCCCGTCATTGCGTATTGTGCTTCTTCCAGGACGTGATCACCAGCCTGCGCGAGGCAGGTCAACTGCGCGTCGTCCACATGTTGGGTTCGGAGATGGGGCCAAACCCGGTCTATGAAATGGAATTCGACGGGCGGCGGCTGGCGCTCATGCATCCCGGCCTCGGCGCGCCCCTGGCCGGCGGCTTCACCGACGAACTGATCGCCCTGGGCTGCCGGGCGTTCATCGTTTGCGGCGGGGCGGGCGTACTGGCCCGCGATCTGGTAGTCGGTCACGTCGTCGTGCCCGATTCGGCCGTGCGCGATGAGGGCACGTCATATCACTACCTGCCCCCGGCACGCGAAGTCAGCCCCTCGCCGGAGGCAGTCGCCGCCATCGAAGCGACCTTGCAACGTCATCATGTGCCTTACCTGGTCGGCAAGACGTGGACGACCGACGGCTTCTATCGCGAGACGGCGGCGCGGGTGGCCCGGCGGCGGGCCGAGGGTTGCCTGACGGTGGAGATGGAAGCGGCAGCCTTCTTTGCCGTGGGGCAGTTCCGCGACGTGGTCGTGGGGCAACTCCTCTACTGCGGCGACGATCTCAGCGGGGACGTATGGAACGAGCGTGACTGGCGCGACCGCGGCGCGATTCGCGAAGGGTTATTCCGCTTGGCGGCCGAGGCGTGCTTGCAATTGCCAACGGATTCAATATAA
- a CDS encoding DUF952 domain-containing protein, protein MILHITTAAEWAAAQALGDYHLDTLDSEGFIHCSTPEQVLGPANALYRGRTGLVLLVIAPARLSSPLVYEDCYEAGETFPHIYGPLNLDAVTQVVPFPPRPDGTFQLPPDLGHSDGQSRLPHSGV, encoded by the coding sequence ATGATCCTCCACATCACGACGGCCGCCGAATGGGCAGCGGCCCAGGCGTTAGGCGACTATCATCTGGATACACTGGACAGCGAGGGTTTCATCCACTGTTCGACCCCAGAGCAGGTGCTCGGCCCGGCCAACGCGCTCTATCGCGGCCGAACCGGGCTGGTGCTGCTGGTCATCGCGCCGGCCCGCCTGTCGTCGCCCCTGGTCTATGAAGATTGCTATGAGGCGGGCGAGACGTTCCCCCACATTTACGGCCCGCTCAACCTCGACGCCGTGACGCAGGTCGTGCCCTTCCCGCCCCGGCCGGATGGGACGTTTCAACTGCCGCCTGATCTAGGCCACAGCGATGGACAATCACGACTTCCCCATTCTGGAGTATGA
- a CDS encoding PadR family transcriptional regulator has product MSVRNAILGLLADHPRHGYELRAAFEALVGGEGVWSVKPAQVYTTLARLEEGGLVAQDSVEQDGGPEKRVYSLTPHGRAELGEWFDTGVAAEHHRDEFFVKLMVSLYSDGVDPYQVIRAQRNRLYQDLHALTTRRNATDARRELAQVFLLDKSIMHLEADLRWLDLLEARLDDIRRQPLPQPRVRPRGRPKKS; this is encoded by the coding sequence ATGTCTGTCCGCAATGCCATTCTCGGCCTATTAGCCGACCACCCCCGCCACGGCTACGAACTCCGCGCCGCCTTCGAGGCGCTGGTGGGCGGCGAGGGGGTCTGGTCGGTGAAGCCGGCCCAGGTGTATACCACTCTGGCCCGGCTGGAAGAGGGTGGCCTGGTGGCCCAGGACAGCGTGGAGCAGGACGGTGGCCCGGAGAAGCGCGTCTATAGCCTGACGCCCCACGGCCGCGCCGAACTGGGCGAATGGTTCGACACCGGCGTGGCCGCCGAGCATCACCGCGACGAGTTCTTCGTCAAGCTGATGGTCAGCCTGTATAGCGATGGGGTCGATCCCTACCAGGTCATCCGCGCCCAGCGCAACCGGCTCTACCAGGACTTGCACGCCCTGACGACGCGGCGCAACGCCACCGACGCCCGCCGAGAGCTGGCCCAGGTGTTTTTACTCGACAAGTCGATCATGCACCTGGAGGCTGACCTGCGCTGGCTCGATCTGCTGGAGGCGCGGCTGGACGATATCCGCCGCCAACCGTTGCCCCAGCCGCGCGTCAGACCGCGCGGCCGACCCAAAAAATCGTAG
- a CDS encoding ABC transporter ATP-binding protein — MSLISAINLTKVYGSGDTAVTALNNVSLNVAPGEFVAVMGPSGCGKSTLLHLLGGLDRPTSGSVQIDGHNLSDLSDAKLTELRRHKIGFIFQFFNLIPVLNAVENAALPITLDGVRPAEAKARATEWLARFGLNDRLDHRPDQLSGGQQQRVAVARALVADPALVLADEPTGNLDTRSSEEIAALLRQVANEWGRSVVIVTHDPRIAAHADRIIFLKDGSIVDQTILEPQNNQNGHNVEMVAGKIQAMAE; from the coding sequence ATGTCCCTCATCTCTGCAATCAATCTCACCAAGGTCTATGGCTCCGGCGACACGGCCGTGACAGCCCTCAACAACGTCTCGCTCAATGTCGCGCCGGGCGAGTTCGTGGCCGTCATGGGGCCGAGCGGCTGCGGCAAATCGACGTTGCTCCATCTGTTGGGCGGCCTCGACCGGCCGACCAGCGGTTCGGTGCAGATCGACGGCCATAACCTGTCCGATCTATCCGACGCCAAGCTGACCGAACTACGCCGCCACAAGATCGGCTTCATCTTCCAGTTCTTCAACCTCATCCCGGTGCTCAACGCCGTGGAGAACGCCGCGCTGCCCATCACTCTCGATGGCGTGCGCCCGGCCGAGGCTAAGGCCCGCGCCACCGAATGGCTGGCGCGCTTTGGGCTGAATGACCGGCTCGACCACCGCCCCGATCAGCTTTCCGGCGGCCAGCAGCAGCGCGTGGCCGTGGCCCGCGCCCTGGTGGCCGACCCGGCGCTGGTGCTGGCCGACGAGCCGACCGGCAATCTGGACACGCGCTCGTCGGAGGAGATCGCCGCGCTGCTGCGCCAGGTCGCCAATGAGTGGGGGCGCTCGGTGGTCATCGTCACCCACGACCCGCGCATCGCCGCCCACGCCGACCGGATCATCTTCCTGAAGGACGGCTCGATCGTCGACCAGACCATCCTGGAACCACAGAACAACCAGAACGGCCACAACGTGGAGATGGTGGCCGGGAAGATTCAGGCGATGGCGGAGTAA
- a CDS encoding ABC transporter permease, translating to MNIQLTLAARYLRGRKLRTTLTTLAILFGVLVIVGMNSLLPAFTRAFQTNVLAAAGQVDATITLKTSDAFDAAKVDRVAAVEGVRVVSGLLNRTVNLPADYLDDDPARPDATGALSLVGIDVAQATALHAYNVQDGRFLADGDADVAVISQSLAELIGLGVGDTLTLPTPTGQTALTIAGILPPRMQLGNEEVFVTLAQAQAMLDMPGLINTIEANFDVVDEDERLALEQAILTELGDTFQLGGLSSNAELLANMDVAQAIFSLLGVLAVLMGGFIIFNTFRTIVAERRRDIGMLRALGAGRRTILGTFLAEGLIQGVIGTVLGILAGYGLGLLGVAALQPILSDMMNVDIGAPVVSPGLLIGSAVIGIGVTLLAGLLPAMSAGRVTPLEALRPSVGAVSLRRLMGVGFWAGVVMIALAVAALLTRDIAFIGLGAVLFVIGLILVGPALVNPVARFFSGLLAAVFARSGTAQLAQGNLTRQPSRAAITASTMLIGMSILILAASVVTSVTAGFGEVMRRSLGSDFILIPPSIAAWGTNVGAGSELADALREVEGVEVVSSLRFAPTQANGAAVSLLGIDPVTYSQVSGLTFSEGDESAYAALAEGRTAILSPAAAVALGAAIGDEVELMTPTGPQLYRVVGVGGDYLNAKITTVYISHDNIAADFNRTEDVLIQANLAAGADRVAAEAGMKDALRDFPQFRLIAGQEYIDENLALFDSVFTALYVLVLFLAVPSVIAMVNTLAIGVIERTREIGMLRAVGSTRGQVRRVVLAEALILAALGTLFGILAGLYLGYMGVAALEAFGYPMTYIFPTMGVIIALVAGIVFGVLAAIIPARQASRLEIVQALRYE from the coding sequence ATGAACATTCAACTAACCCTCGCCGCGCGCTATCTGCGTGGCCGTAAGCTGCGCACCACGCTGACCACACTGGCGATCCTGTTCGGCGTGCTGGTCATCGTCGGCATGAATTCGCTGTTGCCCGCTTTCACCCGCGCCTTCCAGACCAATGTGCTGGCCGCCGCCGGGCAGGTGGACGCCACAATCACCCTGAAGACCAGCGATGCGTTTGACGCCGCCAAGGTCGATCGCGTGGCCGCCGTGGAGGGCGTACGCGTCGTCTCCGGGCTGCTCAACCGGACGGTCAACCTGCCGGCCGACTACCTGGACGATGATCCGGCCCGGCCCGACGCCACCGGGGCCTTGTCGCTGGTGGGCATCGACGTGGCCCAGGCCACGGCGTTGCACGCCTACAACGTCCAGGACGGCCGTTTCCTGGCCGACGGCGACGCCGACGTGGCCGTCATCAGCCAGAGCCTGGCCGAACTGATCGGCCTGGGCGTGGGCGACACGCTGACGCTGCCCACCCCGACGGGCCAGACGGCGCTGACCATCGCCGGCATCCTGCCGCCGCGGATGCAGCTCGGTAACGAAGAGGTGTTCGTCACCCTGGCCCAGGCGCAGGCGATGCTCGACATGCCCGGCCTCATCAACACCATCGAGGCCAACTTCGATGTGGTCGATGAAGATGAACGGCTGGCGCTGGAGCAAGCCATCCTGACCGAGTTGGGCGACACGTTCCAACTGGGCGGGCTATCGTCGAATGCCGAATTGCTGGCCAATATGGATGTGGCCCAGGCCATCTTCAGCCTGCTGGGGGTGCTGGCCGTGCTCATGGGCGGCTTTATCATCTTCAATACCTTCCGCACCATCGTCGCCGAACGGCGGCGCGACATCGGCATGTTGCGCGCCCTGGGGGCCGGCCGCCGTACCATTCTGGGCACGTTCCTGGCCGAAGGGTTGATCCAGGGCGTGATCGGCACGGTGCTGGGCATCCTCGCCGGCTATGGGCTGGGGCTGCTGGGTGTGGCCGCATTGCAGCCAATTCTAAGCGACATGATGAACGTCGACATCGGTGCGCCGGTGGTTTCGCCGGGGCTGCTCATCGGTAGCGCCGTCATCGGCATCGGCGTGACGTTGCTGGCCGGGCTGCTGCCGGCCATGAGCGCCGGGCGAGTGACGCCGCTGGAGGCGCTGCGGCCGTCGGTCGGCGCGGTGTCGCTGCGGCGGCTGATGGGCGTCGGCTTCTGGGCCGGGGTGGTGATGATCGCTCTGGCCGTGGCCGCGCTGCTGACGCGCGACATTGCCTTCATCGGTCTGGGCGCGGTGTTGTTCGTCATTGGGCTTATCCTGGTTGGCCCGGCGCTGGTGAATCCGGTGGCGCGCTTCTTTAGCGGCCTGCTGGCGGCCGTCTTCGCCCGTAGCGGCACGGCCCAGTTGGCCCAGGGCAACCTGACCCGCCAACCGTCGCGGGCGGCCATCACGGCCAGCACCATGCTCATCGGCATGTCGATCCTGATCCTGGCCGCCTCGGTGGTCACCAGCGTCACCGCCGGCTTCGGCGAGGTCATGCGCCGCAGCCTGGGCAGTGATTTCATCCTCATCCCGCCGTCGATTGCCGCCTGGGGCACCAACGTGGGGGCCGGGTCGGAACTGGCCGACGCGTTGCGGGAGGTCGAGGGAGTGGAGGTGGTCAGTTCGCTACGCTTCGCGCCGACACAGGCCAATGGCGCGGCCGTGTCGTTGCTGGGCATTGACCCGGTCACCTATTCGCAGGTCAGCGGCCTGACCTTCAGCGAGGGGGACGAGTCGGCCTACGCCGCCCTGGCCGAGGGGCGGACGGCCATCCTCAGCCCGGCGGCGGCCGTCGCGCTGGGCGCGGCAATCGGCGACGAGGTAGAACTGATGACGCCGACCGGCCCGCAACTCTATCGCGTGGTGGGCGTCGGCGGGGATTACCTGAACGCCAAGATCACCACGGTCTACATCTCCCACGACAACATCGCCGCCGATTTCAATCGCACGGAGGACGTGCTGATCCAGGCCAATCTGGCCGCGGGGGCCGACCGGGTGGCGGCCGAGGCCGGCATGAAGGACGCCTTGCGCGACTTCCCCCAATTCCGCCTCATCGCCGGGCAGGAGTACATCGACGAAAATCTGGCCCTCTTCGATTCGGTTTTCACCGCGCTCTACGTGCTGGTGCTCTTCCTGGCCGTGCCGTCAGTGATCGCCATGGTCAACACGTTGGCAATCGGCGTCATCGAGCGCACGCGGGAGATCGGCATGTTGCGCGCCGTGGGCAGCACGCGGGGACAGGTGCGTCGCGTGGTGCTGGCCGAGGCGCTTATCCTGGCCGCGCTGGGCACGCTCTTCGGCATCCTGGCCGGGCTTTACCTCGGCTACATGGGCGTGGCCGCCCTGGAGGCGTTCGGCTATCCGATGACCTACATCTTCCCGACCATGGGGGTGATCATCGCTCTGGTGGCGGGTATCGTCTTCGGCGTGCTGGCGGCCATCATCCCCGCCCGGCAGGCGTCGCGGCTGGAGATCGTCCAGGCGTTGCGCTACGAATAA
- a CDS encoding class I SAM-dependent methyltransferase, whose protein sequence is MEKQLEELVAAVLAAAKYRHVSPDFVRAVGARELAIRPNLKAAIKATKNVLHQAGGAFQDAPIDYARALARLQEAAAVDPSPAAEPLRAACRAIMAGHTSTRERLPILDTFFATTLAAVPPLGRVLDVACGLNPLARPWMPLPPTAEYVAYDIYGDQIDFLNHAFALLGYPGRAEVRDVIGRPPSEPADVALVLKTLPCLEAVDRHAPARLLDTLDTPLLLVSFPAQSLGGRRKGMAAHYEARFMQLVNERGWLAERFEFQTELAFLVRKN, encoded by the coding sequence ATGGAAAAGCAACTGGAGGAGTTAGTGGCCGCCGTGTTGGCCGCGGCCAAATACCGCCACGTCAGCCCCGACTTCGTGCGGGCCGTTGGCGCGCGCGAGCTGGCGATTCGGCCCAACCTGAAGGCGGCGATCAAGGCCACCAAGAACGTGCTGCATCAGGCGGGCGGCGCGTTCCAGGACGCGCCCATCGACTACGCACGGGCGTTGGCTCGACTACAGGAGGCGGCGGCCGTCGATCCCTCTCCGGCGGCCGAGCCGTTGCGCGCCGCCTGCCGGGCCATCATGGCCGGCCATACCTCGACCCGCGAGCGGTTGCCCATCCTGGACACGTTCTTCGCCACGACGCTGGCCGCCGTGCCGCCGCTCGGTCGCGTGCTCGATGTGGCCTGCGGCCTGAACCCGTTGGCCCGGCCGTGGATGCCCCTGCCGCCCACGGCCGAATACGTCGCCTATGACATCTATGGCGATCAGATCGACTTCCTCAACCACGCCTTTGCCCTGTTGGGTTATCCCGGCCGGGCCGAGGTGCGCGACGTGATCGGCCGCCCACCCAGCGAACCGGCCGACGTGGCTCTCGTGCTGAAGACGCTGCCCTGCCTGGAAGCCGTCGATCGCCACGCCCCGGCGCGGCTGCTGGACACGCTGGACACGCCGCTGCTGCTGGTCTCCTTCCCTGCGCAAAGCCTGGGCGGCCGGCGCAAGGGCATGGCTGCCCACTACGAGGCGCGCTTCATGCAACTCGTGAATGAGCGCGGCTGGCTGGCCGAGCGGTTTGAGTTTCAGACCGAGTTGGCGTTTCTGGTAAGAAAGAATTAA